Proteins encoded together in one Colius striatus isolate bColStr4 chromosome 3, bColStr4.1.hap1, whole genome shotgun sequence window:
- the STUB1 gene encoding E3 ubiquitin-protein ligase CHIP, which produces MKGKEEREGGAAGPGTAAPGSGGGSGSPEKSHSAQEHKEQGNRLFGGRKYPEAAACYGRAINRNPLVAVYYTNRALCYLKMQQHDKALADCKRALELDGQSVKAHFFLGQCQMEMENYDEAIANLQRAYNLAKEQRLNFGDDIPSALRIAKKKRWNSIEEKRINQENELHSYLTKLIMAEKERELAECRKAQQEENAEESRSRVQLASIEAKHDKYLADMDELFSQVDEKRKKRDIPDYLCGKISFELMREPCITPSGITYDRKDIEEHLQRVGHFDPVTRSPLTQDQLIPNLAMKEVIDAFISENGWVEDY; this is translated from the exons atgaaggggaaggaggagcgGGAGGGCGGAGCGGCGGGGCCCGGGACGGCGGCGCCGGGCTCggggggaggcagcggcagcCCCGAGAAGAGCCACAGCGCGCAGGAGCACAAGGAGCAGGGAAACCGGCTCTTCGGCGGCCGCAAGTACCCGGAGGCCGCCGCCTGCTACGGACGCGCCATC AACCGCAACCCTTTGGTGGCCGTGTACTACACCAACCGGGCTCTGTGCTACCTGAAGATGCAGCAGCACGACAAGGCGCTGGCAGACTGCAAGCGGGCGCTGGAGCTGGACGGGCAGTCGGTCAAGGCTCACTTCTTCCTGGGCCAGTGCCAGATGGAGATGGAGAACTACGACGAGGCCATCGCCAACCTGCAGAGGG CCTACAACCTGGCCAAGGAGCAGCGGCTGAACTTCGGGGACGACATCCCCAGCGCGCTGCGCATCGCCAAGAAGAAGCGCTGGAACAGCATCGAGGAGAAGCGCATCAACCAGGAGAACGAGCTGCACTCCTACCTGACCAAGCTGATCATGGCCGAGAAGGAGAG GGAGCTGGCGGAGTGCAGGAAGGCTCAGCAGGAGGAGAATGCGGAGGAGAGCCGGAGCCGAGTGCAGCTGGCCAGCATTGAGGCCAAGCAC GACAAGTACTTGGCAGACATGGACGAGCTCTTTTCTCAGGTGGATGAGAAGAGGAAG AAGCGGGACATCCCCGACTACCTGTGCGGGAAGATCAGCTTCGAGCTGATGCGGGAGCCCTGCATCACTCCCAGCGGCATCACCTACGACAGGAAGGACATCGAGGAGCACCTCCAG CGTGTGGGGCATTTCGACCCGGTGACACGGAGCCCCCTGACCCAGGACCAGCTGATCCCCAACCTCGCCATGAAGGAGGTGATCGACGCCTTCATCTCGGAGAACGGCTGGGTGGAGGATTACTGA